One Mycolicibacterium sp. TUM20985 genomic window, GTGCGCCTTCTACGACGACCACGCCCTCTTCGACGCCTACTCGGGCGTCGTCCTCGACCTCGAGGAGGGCAAGCGCATCGCGCACGCCCTCGGTGACCGCAAGGCCGCCATCCTGCGCAACCACGGCCTGCTCACCGTCGGGCATTCGGTGGAGGAGGCCGCGTGGTGGTTCATCACGATGGAGCGGTCCTGCCAGGCGCAGCTGATGGCCGAGGCGGCGGGCACCCCCGTCCTCATCGACGAGGAGATGGCCGCGCTCACCCGCGGTCAGGTGGGGAGCCACTTCGCGGGCTGGTTCAGCTTCCAGCCGCTGTTCGCCAAGATCACCCGCGAACAGCCCGACCTGTTCGACTGACGGGTGAGTCGCAGGCGTCACTTCCGTCACTGACTGCGTAATCTTGACGTCGATGAGGGTGCAGCTGATCGCGGCGAGCCTGCTGGCGGCGGGCGCGCTCCTGGCGGGCTGCCAGTCCACGATCTCGGGCCACCCGCAGGGCAACGCCGGCAACCCCACCGAGCCGAGCTTCCCCACGTCGCAGCCGACTCGATCGACGCCCACCCCGACCGCCCTGCCTCCGACACCGTCGGCGACCGCTGCGCCGCCGGCGAACACAGTCCTCCCGCCGGAGAACGGCTACGTCTTCGTCGAGACGAAATCGGGCCAGACGCGTTGCCAGATCAACGCCGCAGAGGTGGCCTGCGAGGCTCAGTTCGCCAATGCGCCCGTGGTCAACGGCGTGCCGGCCTACGGCGTCCGGGTCTCCGCGGCCGGGGCCATGGAGTGGGTCGTCGGCAACCTGGGCGACATCCCGGTCGTCACGCTCGACTATCAGACCTACTCGGCGGAGGGGTGGACGGTCGTCGCGACCGAGGACGGCACCCGCTTCACCAACGACGGCACCGGGCACGGCATGTTCGTGGCCATCGAGGGTGTCGAAGTCTTCTAGACGTTTAGCCGAGTCGTCGCAATGGGAAAAGAGTCCCGGTGACGCATCACGACCAGACCCGCCAGAACGCCCCCCTCGACGTGTCGGTCGCCGCATGAGCGCCGAGGAGCGTCCTGGCCCGCACGTCTTCGTGCTTTTCGGTGCGACGGGAGACCTGGCCAAGCGCAAGCTCTTTCCCGGCCTGTACCGCCTCGCCGCGGCGTCCCGGCTGCCCGAGGAGTACGCGGTCATCGGATCGGGCCGCCACTCCCCCGGGTCCGACGAGGAGTTCCGCGCCAAGGTGCGCAGCGGGCTGGAGGACTCCGTCGACGACATCGACACCGATGTCCTCGAGGATCTGTTGGGCCGCTGCACCTTTCAGACCTCGGACGCCGACGACGGGGCGGACCTGGCCGCTGCCGTGAAAAATGCCCACTCACGCCTTGGCGAGGATTCGCGCACCCTGATCTACCTGTCCGTGCCACCGACCGCCATGCAGGCGATGATCGGCATGCTGGGCCGCGAGCACATGACCGACGACGCCCGGGTGGTGGTCGAGAAGCCGTTCGGCACCGACTTGGACTCCTCCCGCGAACTGGACGCTGCGCTGAAGGACGTGATCAGCGAGCAGCAGGTGTATCGCATCGACCACTTCCTCGGCAAGGAGGCGGTGCAGAACATCCTGGCGCTGCGCTTCGCCAACGGCCTGATCGAGCCTGCGTGGAATCGGGAGCACGTCGTGTCGGTCCAGATCGACGTCCCCGAAGAGCTGACCATCGAGGGCCGCGGCGCCTTCTACGAGTCCACGGGCTGCTTCCGCGACATGATCTCCACCCATCTGTGCCAGGTCCTCGGATTCGTGGCGATGGAGCCGCCGGTCCGAATCGACGAGGAGTCCCTGCGCAACGAGAAGGCCAAGGTGTTCGCCGCCATGCAGCCGCTTGACCCCGAGCGGGTGGTCTTTGGCCAGTACGACGGCTATCTCGACGAGGACGGCGTCGCCGACGACTCGAGCGTCGAGACGTTCGTGGCGCTGGAGGCCTTCGTCGACACCGAGCGGTGGCAGGGCGTTCCGTTCTACCTACGGACCGGCAAGGCGCTCGCCGCCACCCGGCGCACCGTCACGCTGACCTTCCGCACGCCACCGATGGGCCGCTTCGACGAGGGCGACTACGGACCCAACCAGCTGACGATCGAGTTGAGCGACACCCCGGTGTTCGGCGTCAGCCTCGTCGCGAAACGACCGGGACCGCGAATGGAATTGATGCCGTTGACCTTTCATCTGGACATCGGCGACGAAGATCCCGACGACGTTCCCCTGGAGGCCTACGAGCGGCTCCTGCTCGACGTGATGCGCGGCGATCAGACGCTGTTCACCCGCGCCGACGAGGTCGACCGCTTGTGGCAGATCTGCCAGCCGGTGCTCGACGCGCCGCCGACACCGCTGTCCTACGAGCGCGGATCGTGGGGTCCCCAGGAGGCAATCAGCTTGGCCGGGCCGGAGGGGTGGCGGCTGCCCGATGCCTGACGACTGGCCGGCGATCGCCGACCACGGCCTGATCGGCGACCTACGGACCTGCGCACTGGTTGGCACCGACGGAACCATCGACTGGTTCTGTGCGCCACGCTTCGACTCGCCGAGCGTGTTCGGGGCGATCCTCGACACCGAGCACGGCGGCTCCTGGCGGCTTGCGCCGAACGGTCCGATATCGCGCACGCAGCAGTTCTACTTCCCCGACACCGCCGTCCTGATCACGCGGTTCCTCACTCCCGACGGCGTCGCGGAAGTGCACGACTTCATGCCGGTGCTCGGCGCCGGCGATCCAGAGCACCGACAACGCTTGGTGCGCAGGGTAAGTGGCGTCCGCGGCAAGATCACAATGCACATGCGGGTCGACGCCAGACCAGACTACGGGCGTGAGCACTGCATCGCCGAGGAGAGCGGCGACGGGGTGCTGATCACCGGCGACGGAGTGCGCCTCGGGCTGGTGGCATCGACCGACTTGACCATCGACGAGGGCTCGGACAACACCTGCGTCTGCGCGGAAGTCGAACTGACGCAAGGCGACAGCGCACTGTTCGTACTCGAGATCCTCGACGGTGACGACGCGCCGTCGAGCAACGCCGTAGACATGACCGACGAACTCCTCGACGCCACGGCGTCCTACTGGCGGTCGTGGCTCAGCAAGTCCCGCTATGTCGGCCGGTGGCGCGAGACGGTGCACCGATCCGCGATCACCCTCAAGCTGTTGACCCACGAGCCGACCGGCGCCATCATCGCCGCACCCACCACCAGCATCCCGGAATTCATTGGCGGCAGCCGCAATTGGGACTACCGCTACGTCTGGGTCCGCGACGCCGGCTTCAGCCTGTATGCCCTGCTACGACTCGGCTTCACGGAAGAGGCCAGTGCGTTCACGGCGTGGCTGTCGGAGCGCCTCGGCGAGGAACGTGTGCAGAACGACGGCGTCGGACCGCTGCGCGTGCTCTACGACATCGACGGCAAGCGGCCCGTCGAAGAGGTGGAACTCGGGCACCTGCGTGGCTACCGCGACTCCAAGCCGGTGCGCATCGGCAACGCAGCGGTCGATCAACTTCAACTCGACATCTACGGCGAGCTCATCGACTCGGTGTACCTGTTCAACAAGTACGGCGCCGGCATCAGCAGCGACGCCTGGGATGACGTGATCGAAGTCATCGACTGGGTGATGAAGAACTGGGACCGCGACGACGCAGGCATGTGGGAGGTGCGTGGCGAGCACCGTGCGTACACCACGTCGCGGATGTTCTGCTGGGTCGCACTGGAGCGCACGATTCGCATCGCCCGCCAACGCGGGCTGCCCGGCGATCTCGTCCTGTGGTCGAAGACGCGCGACGACATCTACGAACGCATCATGTCCCACTCCTGGAACGACGAGCTGCAGGCCTTCACCCAAACCGAGGGTGGCACCGACCTCGACGCCGGCGTGCTCCTGATGCCCATGGTCAAGTTCCTCTCCCCGGCCGACCCCAAGTTCCTGTCCACGCTCAAGGCGGTCGAGGAGGACCTGGTCACCGACACGCTGGTCTTCCGCTACTCACCGGAATCCGACGGACTCGACG contains:
- the zwf gene encoding glucose-6-phosphate dehydrogenase, yielding MSAEERPGPHVFVLFGATGDLAKRKLFPGLYRLAAASRLPEEYAVIGSGRHSPGSDEEFRAKVRSGLEDSVDDIDTDVLEDLLGRCTFQTSDADDGADLAAAVKNAHSRLGEDSRTLIYLSVPPTAMQAMIGMLGREHMTDDARVVVEKPFGTDLDSSRELDAALKDVISEQQVYRIDHFLGKEAVQNILALRFANGLIEPAWNREHVVSVQIDVPEELTIEGRGAFYESTGCFRDMISTHLCQVLGFVAMEPPVRIDEESLRNEKAKVFAAMQPLDPERVVFGQYDGYLDEDGVADDSSVETFVALEAFVDTERWQGVPFYLRTGKALAATRRTVTLTFRTPPMGRFDEGDYGPNQLTIELSDTPVFGVSLVAKRPGPRMELMPLTFHLDIGDEDPDDVPLEAYERLLLDVMRGDQTLFTRADEVDRLWQICQPVLDAPPTPLSYERGSWGPQEAISLAGPEGWRLPDA
- a CDS encoding glycoside hydrolase family 15 protein; protein product: MPDDWPAIADHGLIGDLRTCALVGTDGTIDWFCAPRFDSPSVFGAILDTEHGGSWRLAPNGPISRTQQFYFPDTAVLITRFLTPDGVAEVHDFMPVLGAGDPEHRQRLVRRVSGVRGKITMHMRVDARPDYGREHCIAEESGDGVLITGDGVRLGLVASTDLTIDEGSDNTCVCAEVELTQGDSALFVLEILDGDDAPSSNAVDMTDELLDATASYWRSWLSKSRYVGRWRETVHRSAITLKLLTHEPTGAIIAAPTTSIPEFIGGSRNWDYRYVWVRDAGFSLYALLRLGFTEEASAFTAWLSERLGEERVQNDGVGPLRVLYDIDGKRPVEEVELGHLRGYRDSKPVRIGNAAVDQLQLDIYGELIDSVYLFNKYGAGISSDAWDDVIEVIDWVMKNWDRDDAGMWEVRGEHRAYTTSRMFCWVALERTIRIARQRGLPGDLVLWSKTRDDIYERIMSHSWNDELQAFTQTEGGTDLDAGVLLMPMVKFLSPADPKFLSTLKAVEEDLVTDTLVFRYSPESDGLDGEEGTFSLCSFWYVEALTRAGRLDDAQLALEKMFTYANHVGLYAEQVSATGDQVGNFPQAFTHFALISAAINLDRALDKGR